One genomic segment of Streptomyces sp. TLI_146 includes these proteins:
- the ccrA gene encoding crotonyl-CoA carboxylase/reductase: MYASLIRPERYGPPIGAFRTEVVDVPPVGPGQVLIKVMAAGVNYNNVWASLGDPVDVIAARQKRGAVEDFHIGGSDASGIVWAVGEGVRLKPGDEIVLLASVWDESAEDIRLGADPCTSSSQSVWGYEENYGSFAQFAVVDEYQCHPKPKRLSWAQAACYMATAATAYRQLFGWEPHTVRPGDVVLIWGGAGGLGCMAIQMVKQRGGIPIAVVSSDERGEYCVELGAKGYINRRDFDHWGRLPDTSDDEAMARWLKGARAFGRRFWEVLGERRAPRIVLEHSGADTIPTSMYLCDNAGMVVICGGTTGYNGDVDLRFLWMRQKRLQGSHVSNAREAREVTAMIDQGLLDPCLSLTLGFEEIGKAHQLIHDNQHPAGNMAVLVNAKA, translated from the coding sequence ATGTACGCCTCGCTCATCCGGCCCGAGCGCTACGGGCCGCCCATCGGCGCCTTCCGTACCGAGGTCGTCGACGTGCCCCCGGTCGGGCCCGGCCAGGTGCTCATCAAGGTGATGGCGGCGGGCGTCAACTACAACAACGTGTGGGCCTCGCTCGGCGACCCGGTCGACGTCATAGCCGCCCGGCAGAAGCGCGGCGCCGTCGAGGACTTCCACATCGGCGGCTCCGACGCGTCCGGCATCGTCTGGGCGGTCGGCGAGGGCGTGCGCCTCAAGCCCGGCGACGAGATCGTGCTGCTCGCCAGCGTGTGGGACGAGAGCGCCGAGGACATCCGGCTCGGCGCCGACCCCTGCACCTCGTCCTCGCAGAGCGTGTGGGGGTACGAGGAGAACTACGGGTCGTTCGCGCAGTTCGCCGTCGTCGACGAGTACCAGTGCCACCCCAAGCCCAAGCGGCTCTCCTGGGCGCAGGCCGCCTGCTACATGGCGACCGCCGCCACCGCCTACCGCCAGCTCTTCGGCTGGGAACCGCACACCGTGCGCCCCGGCGACGTGGTGCTGATCTGGGGCGGGGCGGGCGGCCTCGGCTGTATGGCGATCCAGATGGTCAAGCAGCGCGGCGGCATCCCCATCGCGGTGGTCTCCAGCGACGAACGCGGCGAGTACTGCGTGGAGCTGGGCGCCAAGGGCTACATCAACCGCCGCGACTTCGACCACTGGGGCCGGCTGCCGGACACCTCCGACGACGAGGCGATGGCCCGGTGGCTCAAGGGCGCCCGCGCGTTCGGCCGCCGCTTCTGGGAGGTCCTCGGCGAGCGCCGGGCCCCCAGGATCGTCCTGGAGCACTCCGGCGCCGACACCATCCCGACCTCGATGTACCTGTGCGACAACGCGGGCATGGTCGTCATCTGCGGCGGCACCACCGGCTACAACGGCGATGTGGACCTGCGGTTCCTGTGGATGCGCCAGAAGCGGCTGCAGGGCTCCCACGTATCCAATGCCCGCGAGGCCCGCGAGGTGACCGCCATGATCGACCAGGGCCTGCTCGACCCGTGCCTGTCGCTCACGCTCGGCTTCGAGGAGATCGGCAAGGCCCACCAGCTGATCCACGACAACCAGCATCCGGCGGGCAACATGGCGGTTCTGGTCAACGCCAAGGCGTAG
- a CDS encoding 4'-phosphopantetheinyl transferase: MRDAAGRGETDLVPGAGTARPDPASGLAGAERAVLLLRPALRAEGLSLGVVRVDDPRVRPAGPGEWAAAAAMASPRRRDFLAGRCAARRALAEAGHSAGELRRSGRRPLFPAGFEGSISHSGGLAVALAAPGARVHALGCDLELRGLPLNSAHLVLGPDERTGLDPTAADAESRLLAVFSAKEAAFKAFSTLLGGEAPATLLAMATSPVPGGFRAWPRGLPGQVIDVRVRPAGPGVFSWAVAPVV; this comes from the coding sequence GTGCGTGACGCTGCGGGGCGCGGTGAGACGGACCTGGTGCCCGGCGCGGGTACCGCCCGGCCGGACCCTGCCTCCGGCCTGGCGGGCGCCGAACGCGCGGTGCTCCTGCTGCGCCCCGCCCTGCGTGCCGAGGGGCTCTCGCTCGGAGTGGTCCGCGTCGACGATCCGCGGGTGCGCCCGGCCGGGCCGGGGGAGTGGGCGGCGGCCGCGGCGATGGCGTCCCCGCGCCGCCGTGACTTCCTCGCCGGACGGTGCGCCGCCCGGCGGGCGCTGGCCGAGGCGGGGCACTCGGCGGGCGAGCTGCGCCGCTCCGGCCGACGGCCGCTCTTCCCCGCCGGATTCGAGGGCTCGATCAGCCACTCCGGTGGTCTGGCCGTCGCCCTGGCCGCGCCGGGCGCGCGCGTCCACGCCCTGGGCTGCGACCTCGAACTGCGCGGTCTGCCGCTGAACAGCGCGCACCTGGTGCTCGGCCCCGACGAGCGCACCGGCCTCGATCCCACGGCGGCCGACGCCGAGAGCCGCCTTCTCGCCGTCTTCTCGGCCAAGGAGGCGGCGTTCAAGGCGTTCAGCACCCTGCTCGGCGGTGAGGCACCCGCGACCCTCCTCGCCATGGCCACCAGCCCGGTCCCGGGAGGCTTCCGCGCCTGGCCGAGAGGGCTGCCGGGCCAGGTCATCGACGTACGGGTGCGCCCGGCCGGGCCGGGCGTGTTCAGCTGGGCCGTCGCACCCGTGGTGTGA
- a CDS encoding class I adenylate-forming enzyme family protein — MWLTQLAERNRQCFPDRTALVDEHRSVTWAQFHDRGVSLAHGLAGLGIRRGDRVAVLSLDRVEVLESYFALARIGALFVPLNHSLTPAEVTGIVERTGAVAVIGESALLARHPDLPVRTRIPLDDEAFAALGAEGGPALDDIPDDAPAAILHTSATTGQAKGVTVDHASFRAIALGWLAVARPADDMVLVNCCPLYHGSMVVSLTYMAAGATVVLMPGFKPQTALAAIETHRATHVWLVPQMLRFLLRAKSAETADLSTLREILYGAAPMPPDIYAEAVERLGCGFRQVYGMTEVGGPFVTLGPDEHPEPGAVAEVIPAGRVIPGMSARALDAQGQEVEPGDIGEICVRGPGLMRGYWGDEAATAEITVDGWIRTGDLGFIDRDGLIRLIDRSKDLIIRAGQNVYPSEIERALQAHPAVRDAAVVGVPDEDFGEVPLAYVVVEEGTGTVELQKYLAQRLASYKRPRRIEFIDQVPRNPAGKIIKKLLRA, encoded by the coding sequence ATGTGGCTGACCCAGTTGGCGGAGCGCAACCGCCAGTGCTTCCCGGACCGGACGGCCCTGGTGGACGAGCACCGCTCCGTCACCTGGGCCCAGTTCCACGACCGGGGCGTCAGCCTCGCCCATGGGCTCGCCGGGCTCGGCATCCGGCGCGGCGACCGCGTCGCCGTGCTCTCCCTGGACCGCGTCGAGGTCCTGGAGTCCTACTTCGCGCTGGCCCGGATCGGGGCGCTCTTCGTCCCGCTCAACCACAGCTTGACGCCGGCCGAGGTGACCGGGATCGTCGAACGCACCGGCGCCGTCGCCGTGATCGGCGAGTCCGCGCTGCTGGCCCGCCACCCCGATCTGCCGGTGCGCACGCGCATCCCCCTGGACGACGAGGCGTTCGCCGCGCTCGGCGCCGAGGGCGGACCGGCGCTCGACGACATCCCGGACGACGCCCCCGCCGCGATCCTGCACACCTCGGCGACGACCGGCCAGGCCAAAGGCGTCACCGTCGACCACGCCTCGTTCCGGGCCATCGCGCTCGGCTGGCTCGCCGTGGCCCGGCCCGCCGACGACATGGTGCTGGTCAACTGCTGCCCGCTCTACCACGGCAGCATGGTCGTCTCGCTGACCTATATGGCCGCGGGCGCGACCGTCGTCCTGATGCCCGGCTTCAAACCGCAGACCGCGCTGGCCGCCATCGAGACCCACCGCGCCACCCACGTCTGGCTCGTCCCGCAGATGCTGCGCTTCCTGCTGCGCGCGAAGTCCGCCGAGACCGCGGACCTCTCGACCCTGCGCGAGATCCTGTACGGGGCCGCGCCCATGCCTCCCGACATCTACGCCGAGGCCGTCGAGCGGCTCGGCTGCGGATTCCGCCAGGTGTACGGGATGACCGAGGTCGGCGGCCCGTTCGTCACGCTCGGCCCCGACGAGCACCCGGAGCCCGGCGCGGTGGCCGAGGTGATCCCGGCCGGCCGGGTCATCCCCGGTATGTCCGCGCGCGCCCTGGACGCACAGGGCCAGGAGGTCGAACCCGGCGACATCGGGGAGATCTGCGTACGCGGCCCCGGTCTGATGCGCGGCTACTGGGGCGACGAGGCCGCCACGGCCGAGATCACCGTCGACGGCTGGATCCGCACAGGCGACCTCGGGTTCATCGACCGCGACGGCCTCATCCGGCTGATCGACCGCAGCAAGGACCTGATCATCCGGGCCGGTCAGAACGTGTACCCCTCGGAGATCGAGCGCGCCCTCCAGGCCCACCCGGCGGTGCGCGACGCGGCGGTCGTCGGGGTGCCGGACGAGGACTTCGGCGAGGTCCCGCTCGCGTACGTCGTCGTCGAAGAGGGCACCGGGACGGTCGAGTTGCAGAAGTACCTGGCCCAGCGCCTGGCCTCGTACAAGCGCCCCCGGCGTATCGAGTTCATCGACCAGGTGCCCCGCAACCCGGCCGGGAAGATCATCAAAAAGCTGCTGCGTGCGTGA
- a CDS encoding acyl carrier protein translates to MSTIRTMLVELTGTPEFAEAIGDDEDLSASGIDSGDLVRLILLIEQRTGVEVTAEDMEGLTTIADYERFIAGRDAATPQQGAA, encoded by the coding sequence ATGAGCACCATCAGGACGATGCTGGTCGAGCTGACCGGGACGCCGGAGTTCGCCGAGGCGATCGGGGACGACGAGGACCTCAGCGCCAGCGGGATCGACTCCGGGGACCTGGTCCGCCTCATCCTGCTCATCGAGCAGCGCACCGGCGTCGAGGTGACGGCCGAGGACATGGAGGGCCTGACCACCATCGCGGACTACGAGCGGTTCATCGCCGGCCGCGACGCCGCCACCCCGCAGCAGGGCGCCGCCTGA
- the paaA gene encoding 1,2-phenylacetyl-CoA epoxidase subunit PaaA, with protein MCAGIERPRSDLFICEGTATAAVRDEGVVDGVEQLNAHFEALLAAGEQIEPRDWMPDGYRRMLVRQISQHAHSEIIGMQPEGSWLTRAPSLHRKASLLAKVQDEAGHGLYLYSAAETLGVSRADLLDALHSGHQRYAATFNHPALTWADTGAIAWLTDGAAVVNQAPLCHTSYGPYARAMRRVCQEEAFHVRQGYDVLWSLCQGTPEQKEMAQDAVNRWWLPAVALMFGPPDTVAGGADDRTAAMGAAVSQRSMAWGIKRHTNDELRQRFVDNCVPQAERMGVTLPDPAIRWNEERGHYDFSPIDWQLFRGALGDGSQCARQRLAHRVAAHEDGAWVREAVDAYAAQLDDGELEFAELDDEGRRVS; from the coding sequence ATGTGCGCGGGGATTGAACGCCCCAGGTCAGACCTCTTCATCTGTGAAGGCACCGCCACCGCGGCGGTCCGGGACGAAGGGGTGGTCGACGGCGTGGAGCAGCTCAACGCGCACTTCGAGGCGCTGCTCGCGGCCGGGGAGCAGATCGAGCCCCGGGACTGGATGCCGGACGGCTACCGGCGGATGCTGGTCCGGCAGATCTCCCAGCACGCGCACTCCGAGATCATCGGTATGCAGCCCGAGGGCTCCTGGCTCACCCGGGCGCCCTCGCTCCACCGCAAGGCCAGTCTGCTGGCCAAGGTGCAGGACGAGGCGGGCCACGGGCTCTACCTCTACTCGGCGGCGGAGACCCTCGGGGTGTCGCGCGCCGACCTCCTGGACGCGCTGCACAGCGGCCATCAGCGCTATGCGGCCACCTTCAACCACCCGGCCCTGACCTGGGCCGACACCGGGGCCATCGCCTGGCTCACGGACGGCGCGGCCGTCGTCAACCAGGCACCGCTGTGCCACACCTCGTACGGCCCGTACGCCCGGGCGATGCGCCGGGTGTGCCAGGAGGAGGCGTTCCACGTCCGCCAGGGCTACGACGTGCTGTGGTCGCTGTGCCAGGGCACGCCCGAGCAGAAGGAGATGGCGCAGGACGCCGTCAACCGCTGGTGGCTGCCGGCGGTGGCGCTGATGTTCGGCCCGCCGGACACCGTGGCGGGCGGCGCCGACGACCGCACCGCGGCGATGGGCGCCGCCGTGTCGCAGCGCTCGATGGCCTGGGGCATCAAACGGCACACCAACGACGAGCTGCGCCAGCGGTTCGTCGACAACTGCGTGCCGCAGGCGGAGCGGATGGGGGTGACCCTGCCCGACCCGGCGATCCGCTGGAACGAGGAGCGGGGGCACTACGACTTCAGCCCGATCGACTGGCAGTTGTTCCGCGGCGCGCTCGGCGACGGCTCGCAGTGCGCGCGCCAGCGCCTCGCCCACCGGGTGGCGGCGCACGAGGACGGCGCCTGGGTGCGCGAGGCGGTCGACGCGTACGCGGCCCAACTGGACGACGGCGAGCTGGAGTTCGCGGAACTGGACGACGAGGGAAGGCGCGTGTCATGA
- the paaB gene encoding 1,2-phenylacetyl-CoA epoxidase subunit PaaB, producing MSERSARVLTPWEVFIRPRRGLAHQHVGSVHGADADMALANARDLYTRRGETVSVWVVRSDSVHAASPSEKDPFFSNAAHKPYRYPEHYIPLNEESGHDG from the coding sequence ATGAGTGAGCGGTCCGCACGGGTGCTGACGCCGTGGGAGGTGTTCATCCGGCCGCGCCGGGGCCTGGCGCACCAGCACGTGGGCTCGGTCCACGGGGCCGACGCCGACATGGCGCTGGCCAACGCCCGGGATCTGTACACCCGTCGGGGCGAGACGGTCTCGGTGTGGGTGGTGCGCTCCGACTCGGTGCACGCCGCCTCGCCGAGCGAGAAGGACCCGTTCTTCAGCAACGCCGCCCACAAGCCGTACCGGTACCCCGAGCACTACATCCCGTTGAACGAGGAAAGCGGCCATGACGGCTGA
- the paaC gene encoding 1,2-phenylacetyl-CoA epoxidase subunit PaaC, whose product MTAEHTGEDTDLAEYVLRLGDDALVLCQRLCALVTRAPTIEEDLALANIALDLLGHARTLLAYSGRLDGTGRDEDELAYHRTERQFRSALLMELEPGDFAVTIARQLVYAHYSRLLWSALEKSGDDTLAAFGARAAREVEYHQMHADQWTVRLGRGTAESRRRIQAGLDLVWPYAAELFERDALADRLDAAGTAVAPARLREEWEREVAAVLDDARLTLPKPSWQATGGRDGLHTEAFAPLLAEFRSVRLQYPGGTW is encoded by the coding sequence ATGACGGCTGAGCACACTGGTGAGGACACGGATCTGGCCGAGTACGTCCTGCGCCTGGGCGACGACGCGCTGGTGCTGTGCCAGCGGCTGTGCGCCCTGGTGACCCGGGCGCCCACCATCGAGGAGGACCTGGCGCTCGCCAACATCGCGCTCGACCTGCTCGGCCACGCCCGCACCCTGCTCGCGTACAGCGGCAGGCTCGACGGGACCGGCCGCGACGAGGACGAACTGGCCTACCACCGCACCGAGCGCCAATTCCGCAGCGCGCTCCTGATGGAGCTGGAGCCCGGCGACTTCGCGGTGACGATCGCCCGCCAGCTGGTGTACGCGCACTACAGCAGGCTGCTGTGGAGCGCCCTGGAGAAGTCCGGCGACGACACCCTCGCCGCCTTCGGCGCGCGGGCGGCCAGGGAGGTCGAGTACCACCAGATGCACGCCGACCAGTGGACCGTGCGACTGGGCCGGGGCACCGCCGAGAGCCGCCGCCGGATACAGGCCGGGCTCGACCTGGTCTGGCCGTACGCGGCCGAACTCTTCGAGCGGGACGCGCTGGCGGACCGGCTGGACGCGGCGGGGACCGCGGTCGCCCCGGCGCGGCTGCGCGAGGAGTGGGAGCGCGAGGTCGCCGCCGTCCTCGACGACGCGCGCCTGACGCTGCCCAAGCCCTCGTGGCAGGCGACGGGCGGCCGGGACGGGCTGCACACCGAGGCGTTCGCGCCGCTGCTCGCCGAGTTCCGCTCGGTACGCCTCCAGTACCCGGGAGGCACCTGGTGA
- the paaD gene encoding 1,2-phenylacetyl-CoA epoxidase subunit PaaD yields the protein MVSAVRLDADAVRARVNTVPDPELPMISLADLGVIRAVEATDDGTLEVVITPTYLGCPAMPAIEAGIRAVLTESGHPDARVRQVLSPAWTTDWITDEGRRKLSEHGIVPPGPAGAPLPVRIGLGAPCPHCGSVATRPQSHFGATRCQAVLVCTSCQETFAHLKAM from the coding sequence CTGGTGAGCGCCGTCCGGCTGGACGCCGACGCGGTGCGGGCCCGGGTGAACACCGTGCCCGACCCCGAACTCCCGATGATCTCGCTGGCCGATCTGGGCGTCATCCGCGCGGTGGAGGCGACGGACGACGGCACTCTGGAGGTCGTGATCACTCCGACCTACCTGGGCTGCCCGGCGATGCCCGCGATCGAGGCCGGGATCCGGGCCGTGCTCACCGAGAGCGGCCACCCCGACGCACGGGTGCGGCAGGTGCTCTCGCCCGCCTGGACCACCGACTGGATCACCGACGAGGGCCGCCGCAAGCTCTCCGAGCACGGCATCGTGCCGCCCGGCCCCGCCGGGGCGCCCCTGCCGGTCCGGATCGGCCTGGGCGCGCCCTGCCCGCACTGCGGCTCGGTGGCGACCCGGCCGCAGAGCCACTTCGGCGCGACCCGCTGCCAAGCCGTCCTGGTGTGCACCTCGTGCCAGGAGACCTTCGCGCATCTGAAGGCGATGTGA
- a CDS encoding 2Fe-2S iron-sulfur cluster-binding protein, with translation MTTATTSGTAASPAPARRATGWYRLPVTAVEQVGDESVAISLAVPAPLADTFAHRAGQHVVVRHRPEGRELRRSYSVCLPPRDPAGLRLVVKRLGADGFAEYATKELAPGDTLELGPPTGDFRLAEVPGAHHVLVAGGSGITPLLSMAAAALREDPHCRVSLVYANRSAQSVLLADELTDLKDAHVGRFFALHVLSREERESELLSGRIDAARLPKLLALLGAEPDERTHFYLCGPWGLVETVREALTRWGADEARVRFELFSTGGGLPPAPEPEPLGRTGLISARLDGRTTETVMRPEDRVVLDAVLRARPETPYSCRDGLCGSCRAKVVRGSAVMDRQYALGPAELAAGYTLPCRARPESDEIALDFDA, from the coding sequence ATGACGACAGCGACGACTAGCGGCACCGCCGCTTCCCCGGCGCCCGCCCGCCGGGCGACCGGCTGGTACCGGCTGCCGGTGACCGCCGTGGAGCAGGTCGGCGACGAGTCGGTGGCGATCAGCCTCGCCGTGCCCGCCCCGCTCGCGGACACCTTCGCGCACCGGGCCGGCCAGCACGTGGTCGTACGGCACCGGCCCGAGGGCCGCGAGCTGCGCCGCAGCTACTCGGTCTGCCTGCCGCCCCGGGACCCGGCCGGGCTGCGGCTGGTGGTCAAGCGGCTGGGCGCGGACGGCTTCGCCGAGTACGCCACCAAGGAGCTCGCCCCCGGCGACACCCTCGAACTCGGCCCGCCCACCGGCGACTTCCGGCTGGCGGAGGTGCCCGGCGCGCACCACGTCCTGGTGGCGGGCGGCAGCGGCATCACCCCCCTGCTGAGCATGGCGGCGGCCGCGCTGCGGGAGGACCCCCACTGCCGGGTCTCGCTCGTCTACGCCAACCGCAGCGCGCAGTCGGTGCTCCTCGCGGACGAGCTGACCGACCTCAAGGACGCCCACGTCGGCCGGTTCTTCGCCCTGCACGTGCTCTCCCGCGAGGAGCGCGAGAGCGAGCTGCTCTCCGGCCGGATCGACGCGGCCCGGCTGCCCAAGCTGCTGGCACTGCTCGGCGCCGAGCCCGACGAGCGCACGCACTTCTACCTGTGCGGGCCGTGGGGGCTGGTCGAGACCGTCCGGGAGGCGCTCACACGGTGGGGCGCGGACGAGGCGCGGGTGCGCTTCGAGCTCTTCTCCACCGGCGGCGGCCTCCCGCCCGCGCCGGAGCCGGAGCCACTGGGCCGCACCGGCCTCATCTCCGCCCGGCTGGACGGCCGCACCACCGAGACGGTGATGCGGCCCGAGGACCGTGTGGTGCTGGACGCCGTGCTGCGCGCCCGGCCCGAGACCCCGTACTCCTGCCGCGACGGCCTGTGCGGCAGCTGTCGCGCCAAGGTCGTCCGGGGCAGCGCGGTGATGGACCGTCAGTACGCCCTGGGCCCGGCGGAGCTGGCCGCCGGCTACACCCTGCCCTGCCGGGCCCGGCCGGAGTCGGACGAGATCGCGCTCGACTTCGACGCCTGA
- a CDS encoding SDR family oxidoreductase — protein sequence MTSTGRLSDRTALVTGGSRGIGRAISLRLAAEGALVAVHYGHRTEAAEEAVAEIEAAGGRAFALRAELGVPGDAEALWTAFDKGLSEYGARPGLDILVNNAGITLPKRIGDVSEEEYDRLFAINVKAPFFVIQQGLGRLRDGGRIINISSGVTRIAMPNISAYSMTKGALDTLTLALAPELGARGITVNAVAPGFTYTEINPTLKMPEVLNAYAATSVFNRIGRPSDIADVVAFVASDDARWVTGQWLDATGGAHIGMPV from the coding sequence ATGACCAGTACGGGCAGGCTGAGCGACCGGACGGCCCTGGTGACCGGCGGCAGCCGGGGAATCGGCCGGGCGATCTCGCTCCGGCTCGCCGCCGAGGGCGCCCTGGTGGCCGTCCACTACGGGCACCGCACCGAGGCCGCCGAGGAGGCCGTCGCCGAGATCGAGGCGGCGGGCGGCCGGGCGTTCGCGCTCCGCGCCGAGCTCGGGGTGCCCGGCGACGCCGAGGCGCTGTGGACCGCCTTCGACAAGGGGCTGTCCGAGTACGGCGCCCGGCCCGGCCTGGACATCCTCGTCAACAACGCCGGGATCACCCTGCCGAAGCGGATCGGTGACGTCAGCGAGGAGGAGTACGACCGGCTCTTCGCGATCAACGTCAAGGCCCCCTTCTTCGTCATCCAGCAGGGCCTCGGCCGGCTGCGCGACGGCGGCCGCATCATCAACATCTCCTCCGGCGTCACCCGGATCGCCATGCCGAACATCTCCGCGTACTCGATGACCAAGGGCGCCCTGGACACCCTCACCCTCGCCCTCGCCCCGGAGCTGGGCGCGCGGGGGATCACCGTGAACGCGGTGGCGCCCGGCTTCACCTACACGGAGATCAACCCGACCCTGAAGATGCCCGAGGTGCTGAACGCGTACGCGGCCACCTCCGTCTTCAACCGGATCGGCCGCCCGTCGGACATCGCCGACGTGGTCGCGTTCGTGGCGAGTGACGACGCGCGCTGGGTCACCGGCCAGTGGCTGGACGCGACCGGGGGCGCGCACATCGGAATGCCGGTCTGA
- a CDS encoding tryptophan 2,3-dioxygenase — MTEQTSALATPPAADEAPQAQFEGTTPYEDYVHASLLSTLQRPLSNDPGEMAFIVTTQVMELWFTLIVYEWRTARDALLKDDLEQAMDALRRSRRSHQALNDSWTPLAALTPVQFNGFRAAFGEASGFQSAQYRHMEFLLADKSRSMVQAHRGHPAVYAELEQALAEPSLYDEVLRFLYRRGLPVPEHVVERDVTEPYQPDSWVEEVWRQIYAGPQDDPLVRLGEELTEVAELVLRWRSDHLLATRRAMGAKAGSGGSPGVAWLEKRAQRSVFPELWTARSYV; from the coding sequence ATGACCGAGCAGACCAGCGCCCTCGCCACGCCTCCGGCCGCCGACGAGGCGCCCCAGGCGCAGTTCGAGGGGACGACGCCGTACGAGGACTACGTCCACGCCTCGCTGCTTTCCACCCTCCAGCGGCCGCTGTCCAACGACCCCGGTGAGATGGCGTTCATCGTCACCACCCAGGTGATGGAGCTGTGGTTCACCCTCATCGTGTACGAGTGGCGCACGGCGCGGGACGCCTTACTCAAGGACGACCTGGAGCAGGCCATGGACGCGCTGCGCCGCAGCCGCCGCTCGCACCAGGCGCTCAACGACTCCTGGACGCCGCTGGCGGCGCTGACCCCGGTCCAGTTCAACGGGTTCCGCGCGGCGTTCGGCGAGGCCTCCGGGTTCCAGTCGGCGCAGTACCGCCACATGGAGTTCCTGCTCGCCGACAAGTCCCGCTCCATGGTGCAGGCGCACCGCGGGCATCCGGCCGTCTACGCCGAGCTGGAGCAGGCGCTGGCCGAGCCGTCGCTCTACGACGAGGTGCTGCGCTTCCTGTACCGGCGCGGGCTGCCCGTGCCGGAGCACGTCGTGGAGCGGGACGTGACCGAGCCGTACCAGCCGGACTCCTGGGTCGAGGAGGTCTGGCGGCAGATCTACGCCGGGCCGCAGGACGACCCGCTGGTGCGCCTCGGCGAGGAGCTCACCGAGGTCGCCGAGCTGGTGCTGCGCTGGCGCAGCGACCATCTGCTCGCGACCCGCCGGGCGATGGGCGCCAAGGCGGGCAGCGGCGGCTCCCCGGGTGTGGCGTGGCTGGAGAAGCGCGCCCAGCGGTCCGTGTTCCCCGAGCTCTGGACGGCGCGCAGCTATGTCTAG
- a CDS encoding alpha/beta hydrolase encodes MSRTPSAFAAEEERRVLSIRPVLAPVHRKYGSHPHQVYDLWPAEDPEAPVVMLLHGGYWRYDRMHLTPFAAHLAQQGFTTILPGFRRSGGAGGYPATFDDIALAVDTIPQGRPFVLAGHCSGGHLALWAGARGLLPESSPWYTTRLPSAILGLAPITDLAATIRDDLSDGAGLQLLGGADQVEARLPLVDPLTLLRGKGTTGVRTVVLNGAADEEVPLGQFTDYLAVHTDAEHVVLPGTGHYTLIEPGSQASRAVIETLGRLASES; translated from the coding sequence ATGTCTAGGACCCCTTCCGCGTTCGCGGCCGAGGAGGAGCGCCGGGTACTGAGCATCCGCCCGGTCCTCGCCCCCGTGCACCGCAAGTACGGCTCGCACCCGCACCAGGTGTACGACCTGTGGCCGGCCGAGGACCCCGAGGCACCGGTGGTGATGCTGCTGCACGGCGGCTACTGGCGCTACGACCGGATGCATCTGACCCCGTTCGCGGCGCATCTGGCACAGCAGGGGTTCACCACGATCCTGCCGGGCTTCCGCAGGTCGGGCGGGGCGGGCGGCTACCCGGCCACCTTCGACGACATCGCGCTGGCCGTGGACACGATCCCGCAGGGGCGGCCGTTCGTGCTGGCGGGCCACTGCTCCGGCGGCCACCTCGCCCTGTGGGCCGGGGCGCGCGGGCTGCTCCCCGAGAGCTCGCCCTGGTACACCACGCGGCTGCCCAGCGCGATCCTGGGCCTCGCCCCGATCACCGACCTGGCGGCGACCATCCGCGACGACCTCAGCGACGGCGCGGGCCTGCAACTGCTCGGCGGCGCCGACCAGGTCGAGGCGCGGCTCCCGCTGGTCGACCCGCTGACGCTGCTGCGCGGCAAGGGCACCACGGGGGTGCGCACGGTGGTGCTGAACGGGGCGGCGGACGAGGAGGTGCCGCTCGGGCAGTTCACGGACTACCTGGCCGTGCATACGGACGCGGAGCACGTCGTACTGCCGGGCACCGGCCACTACACGCTGATCGAGCCCGGATCCCAGGCGTCCCGGGCCGTGATCGAGACGCTGGGAAGGCTGGCGTCGGAAAGCTGA